The following are encoded together in the Panicum virgatum strain AP13 chromosome 6K, P.virgatum_v5, whole genome shotgun sequence genome:
- the LOC120712779 gene encoding nucleolin-like isoform X1, translating to MDAAGDGGHGFKAVFTAAGEELLQGRVREKLRELRSAPEHSLLDYVMMLLKNGRSKQTARAELEVFLGDDTDAFVSWLWEHVSSHLHLYVQAQEQNQETKNDESPKEVSGRQKSSDVLPRSNGQTHSEHTIESSTATRRRNKREWKGIGREGNENFPLRSVLTDILHGEEKRSQKSSEIRHPPSRQQNGRKRERDDEPQQTKRDISSRPMIGGGASRRLLQFAVRDAVKAVQPTSSSAEPASKRLRSVVSTTSAENMCHRRSERSQDKLRDRRSERSQDNPSDERSERSQDNPSDRRSERTRPTLQVQGAALALRAAAEAAADSTKVRSTGSVFKRLGQGNVVKQPSRSREEKRDYEDFEPVMTIDEHDSDRYVNNEESEEESGELTMTDRVAEMNVDSSSEDDMDRDEGITRYQTSISHEGAFSLFEEKKALSTKCSVELETDAIRSSSVIAEEQPVPSSTKTANKAVASSVDVNTVEPVSYETPKDVHVVEKPYVTPLNSNATSVATNAKESGHAEVQKDSQRAAPSVAVSYSTAHPTEDADSRTLYISNVHFAAKKDSLSRHFNKFGAVLKVVIVTNAATGQPTGSAYVEFLHKESAERALSLNGTSFMTRILKVVRRSSHEAAHFYGWPGSGRSSLYGRHGRMAYPRAVLPGGSFRGRAPMKAGARSLQWKREPSGTDSGAKTDMSVPLSSEQVLPPAT from the exons ATGGAcgcggcgggcgacggcggccacggCTTCAAGGCCGtcttcaccgccgccggcgaggagctgcTCCAGGGGCGCGTGCGGGAGAAGCTGCGCGAGCTCAGGAGCGCCCCCGAGCACAGCCTCCTG GATTATGTTATGATGTTGCTCAAGAATGGAAGATCTAAGCAAACGGCCAGAGCGGAGCTTGAAGTATTTCTAGGGGATGATACTGATGCATTCGTTTCCTG GTTGTGGGAGCATGTTTCTTCACACTTGCACCTTTATGTGCAAGCACAAGAACAAAATCAGGAGACTAAGAATGATGAGTCTCCCAAAGAAGTATCTGGAAGACAAAAATCATCAGATGTGCTCCCAAGAAGCAACGGTCAAACTCATTCTGAGCATACAATTGAATCAAGTACAGCCACAAGGAGACGGAATAAGAGGGAGTGGAAAGGAATTGGTCGGGAGGGTAATGAAAATTTTCCACTTCGAAGTGTACTAACTGATATTCTTCATGGAGAGGAGAAAAGATCACAAAAATCTAGTGAAATACGACACCCTCCATCAAGGCAACAGAATGGCAGGAAGCGTGAAAGGGACGATGAGCCACAGCAAACAAAG AGAGACATCTCATCACGCCCCATGATAGGTGGTGGTGCCTCTCGCCGTCTCCTACAGTTTGCTGTTCGAGATGCAGTAAAAGCTGTACAGCCAACCAGCAGCTCTGCTGAACCAGCATCCAAGCGTCTGCGCTCTGTGGTTTCCACAACTTCTGCAGAGAACATGTGTCATAGGAGATCAGAAAGATCTCAAGACAAGCTGCGTGATAGAAGATCAGAAAGATCTCAAGATAACCCAAGTGATGAAAGATCAGAAAGATCTCAAGACAACCCGAGTGATAGGAGATCAGAAAGAACTAGGCCAACACTACAGGTGCAGGGAGCTGCTTTAGCTCTTAGAGCTGCAGCAGAAGCTGCTGCAGATTCTACCAAAGTTAGATCTACTGGAAGTGTTTTCAAGCGATTGGGTCAAGGGAATGTTGTTAAACAGCCATCTCGTTCTCGTGAAGAGAAGAGAGATTATGAAGATTTTGAACCAGTTATGACCATAGATGAACATGATTCTGATCGATATGTTAATAATGAAGAATCTGAAGAGGAATCAGGAGAGCTGACCATGACAGATCGGGTAGCTGAAATGAATGTTGATTCGAGCTCTGAAGATGATATGGACCGAGATGAGGGGATTACAAGATACCAAACCTCTATTTCACATGAAGGTGCTTTCTCATTGTTTGAAGAGAAGAAAGCTTTATCGACAAAATGCAGTGTTGAACTAGAGACAGATGCAATAAGGTCTTCAAGTGTGATTGCTGAGGAACAACCTGTTCCTTCATCAACAAAAACAGCAAATAAAGCTGTGGCTAGTTCTGTTGATGTTAATACAGTGGAACCTGTTAGTTATGAAACTCCAAAAGATGTTCATGTTGTGGAGAAGCCTTATGTTACACCCTTGAATTCAAATGCGACCAGCGTGGCCACCAATGCCAAA GAATCAGGTCATGCAGAAGTCCAAAAGGATTCTCAGCGGGCTGCACCATCTG TTGCAGTTTCATATAGCACAGCACACCCAACTGAGGATGCAGATTCGAGAACCCTCTACATTAGCAAT GTGCACTTCGCTGCCAAAAAGGACTCATTATCTCGCCATTTCAACAAGTTTGGTGCAGTACTGAAAGTAGTCATTGTCACTAATGCTGCAACGGGTCAGCCAACAGG ATCTGCCTATGTAGAGTTTTTACACAAAGAATCAGCTGAACGTGCTTTGTCATTGAATGGCACATCATTTATGACTCGTATTCTTAAG GTTGTCCGTCGAAGTTCTCATGAAGCCGCTCACTTCTATGGTTGGCCTGGTAGTGGACGATCATCATTGTATGGTAGGCACGGTAGGATGGCATACCCAAGGGCTGTTCTCCCTGGCGGTTCCTTTAGAGGGCGTGCTCCGATGAAAGCTGGTGCTAGAAGTTTACAGTGGAAACGTGAGCCTTCAGGCACTGATTCAGGTGCAAAAACTGACATGAGTGTGCCGTTATCCTCTGAGCAGGTGCTCCCACCTGCTACATAG
- the LOC120712779 gene encoding nucleolin-like isoform X2: MLLDPNDSPFNLVGPCNQGPVQDYVMMLLKNGRSKQTARAELEVFLGDDTDAFVSWLWEHVSSHLHLYVQAQEQNQETKNDESPKEVSGRQKSSDVLPRSNGQTHSEHTIESSTATRRRNKREWKGIGREGNENFPLRSVLTDILHGEEKRSQKSSEIRHPPSRQQNGRKRERDDEPQQTKRDISSRPMIGGGASRRLLQFAVRDAVKAVQPTSSSAEPASKRLRSVVSTTSAENMCHRRSERSQDKLRDRRSERSQDNPSDERSERSQDNPSDRRSERTRPTLQVQGAALALRAAAEAAADSTKVRSTGSVFKRLGQGNVVKQPSRSREEKRDYEDFEPVMTIDEHDSDRYVNNEESEEESGELTMTDRVAEMNVDSSSEDDMDRDEGITRYQTSISHEGAFSLFEEKKALSTKCSVELETDAIRSSSVIAEEQPVPSSTKTANKAVASSVDVNTVEPVSYETPKDVHVVEKPYVTPLNSNATSVATNAKESGHAEVQKDSQRAAPSVAVSYSTAHPTEDADSRTLYISNVHFAAKKDSLSRHFNKFGAVLKVVIVTNAATGQPTGSAYVEFLHKESAERALSLNGTSFMTRILKVVRRSSHEAAHFYGWPGSGRSSLYGRHGRMAYPRAVLPGGSFRGRAPMKAGARSLQWKREPSGTDSGAKTDMSVPLSSEQVLPPAT; encoded by the exons ATGCTGCTTGACCCTAATGATTCCCCCTTTAATCTTGTTGGTCCCTGCAATCAAGGGCCAG TGCAGGATTATGTTATGATGTTGCTCAAGAATGGAAGATCTAAGCAAACGGCCAGAGCGGAGCTTGAAGTATTTCTAGGGGATGATACTGATGCATTCGTTTCCTG GTTGTGGGAGCATGTTTCTTCACACTTGCACCTTTATGTGCAAGCACAAGAACAAAATCAGGAGACTAAGAATGATGAGTCTCCCAAAGAAGTATCTGGAAGACAAAAATCATCAGATGTGCTCCCAAGAAGCAACGGTCAAACTCATTCTGAGCATACAATTGAATCAAGTACAGCCACAAGGAGACGGAATAAGAGGGAGTGGAAAGGAATTGGTCGGGAGGGTAATGAAAATTTTCCACTTCGAAGTGTACTAACTGATATTCTTCATGGAGAGGAGAAAAGATCACAAAAATCTAGTGAAATACGACACCCTCCATCAAGGCAACAGAATGGCAGGAAGCGTGAAAGGGACGATGAGCCACAGCAAACAAAG AGAGACATCTCATCACGCCCCATGATAGGTGGTGGTGCCTCTCGCCGTCTCCTACAGTTTGCTGTTCGAGATGCAGTAAAAGCTGTACAGCCAACCAGCAGCTCTGCTGAACCAGCATCCAAGCGTCTGCGCTCTGTGGTTTCCACAACTTCTGCAGAGAACATGTGTCATAGGAGATCAGAAAGATCTCAAGACAAGCTGCGTGATAGAAGATCAGAAAGATCTCAAGATAACCCAAGTGATGAAAGATCAGAAAGATCTCAAGACAACCCGAGTGATAGGAGATCAGAAAGAACTAGGCCAACACTACAGGTGCAGGGAGCTGCTTTAGCTCTTAGAGCTGCAGCAGAAGCTGCTGCAGATTCTACCAAAGTTAGATCTACTGGAAGTGTTTTCAAGCGATTGGGTCAAGGGAATGTTGTTAAACAGCCATCTCGTTCTCGTGAAGAGAAGAGAGATTATGAAGATTTTGAACCAGTTATGACCATAGATGAACATGATTCTGATCGATATGTTAATAATGAAGAATCTGAAGAGGAATCAGGAGAGCTGACCATGACAGATCGGGTAGCTGAAATGAATGTTGATTCGAGCTCTGAAGATGATATGGACCGAGATGAGGGGATTACAAGATACCAAACCTCTATTTCACATGAAGGTGCTTTCTCATTGTTTGAAGAGAAGAAAGCTTTATCGACAAAATGCAGTGTTGAACTAGAGACAGATGCAATAAGGTCTTCAAGTGTGATTGCTGAGGAACAACCTGTTCCTTCATCAACAAAAACAGCAAATAAAGCTGTGGCTAGTTCTGTTGATGTTAATACAGTGGAACCTGTTAGTTATGAAACTCCAAAAGATGTTCATGTTGTGGAGAAGCCTTATGTTACACCCTTGAATTCAAATGCGACCAGCGTGGCCACCAATGCCAAA GAATCAGGTCATGCAGAAGTCCAAAAGGATTCTCAGCGGGCTGCACCATCTG TTGCAGTTTCATATAGCACAGCACACCCAACTGAGGATGCAGATTCGAGAACCCTCTACATTAGCAAT GTGCACTTCGCTGCCAAAAAGGACTCATTATCTCGCCATTTCAACAAGTTTGGTGCAGTACTGAAAGTAGTCATTGTCACTAATGCTGCAACGGGTCAGCCAACAGG ATCTGCCTATGTAGAGTTTTTACACAAAGAATCAGCTGAACGTGCTTTGTCATTGAATGGCACATCATTTATGACTCGTATTCTTAAG GTTGTCCGTCGAAGTTCTCATGAAGCCGCTCACTTCTATGGTTGGCCTGGTAGTGGACGATCATCATTGTATGGTAGGCACGGTAGGATGGCATACCCAAGGGCTGTTCTCCCTGGCGGTTCCTTTAGAGGGCGTGCTCCGATGAAAGCTGGTGCTAGAAGTTTACAGTGGAAACGTGAGCCTTCAGGCACTGATTCAGGTGCAAAAACTGACATGAGTGTGCCGTTATCCTCTGAGCAGGTGCTCCCACCTGCTACATAG
- the LOC120712779 gene encoding nucleolin-like isoform X3, giving the protein MIPPLILLVPAIKGQDYVMMLLKNGRSKQTARAELEVFLGDDTDAFVSWLWEHVSSHLHLYVQAQEQNQETKNDESPKEVSGRQKSSDVLPRSNGQTHSEHTIESSTATRRRNKREWKGIGREGNENFPLRSVLTDILHGEEKRSQKSSEIRHPPSRQQNGRKRERDDEPQQTKRDISSRPMIGGGASRRLLQFAVRDAVKAVQPTSSSAEPASKRLRSVVSTTSAENMCHRRSERSQDKLRDRRSERSQDNPSDERSERSQDNPSDRRSERTRPTLQVQGAALALRAAAEAAADSTKVRSTGSVFKRLGQGNVVKQPSRSREEKRDYEDFEPVMTIDEHDSDRYVNNEESEEESGELTMTDRVAEMNVDSSSEDDMDRDEGITRYQTSISHEGAFSLFEEKKALSTKCSVELETDAIRSSSVIAEEQPVPSSTKTANKAVASSVDVNTVEPVSYETPKDVHVVEKPYVTPLNSNATSVATNAKESGHAEVQKDSQRAAPSVAVSYSTAHPTEDADSRTLYISNVHFAAKKDSLSRHFNKFGAVLKVVIVTNAATGQPTGSAYVEFLHKESAERALSLNGTSFMTRILKVVRRSSHEAAHFYGWPGSGRSSLYGRHGRMAYPRAVLPGGSFRGRAPMKAGARSLQWKREPSGTDSGAKTDMSVPLSSEQVLPPAT; this is encoded by the exons ATGATTCCCCCTTTAATCTTGTTGGTCCCTGCAATCAAGGGCCAG GATTATGTTATGATGTTGCTCAAGAATGGAAGATCTAAGCAAACGGCCAGAGCGGAGCTTGAAGTATTTCTAGGGGATGATACTGATGCATTCGTTTCCTG GTTGTGGGAGCATGTTTCTTCACACTTGCACCTTTATGTGCAAGCACAAGAACAAAATCAGGAGACTAAGAATGATGAGTCTCCCAAAGAAGTATCTGGAAGACAAAAATCATCAGATGTGCTCCCAAGAAGCAACGGTCAAACTCATTCTGAGCATACAATTGAATCAAGTACAGCCACAAGGAGACGGAATAAGAGGGAGTGGAAAGGAATTGGTCGGGAGGGTAATGAAAATTTTCCACTTCGAAGTGTACTAACTGATATTCTTCATGGAGAGGAGAAAAGATCACAAAAATCTAGTGAAATACGACACCCTCCATCAAGGCAACAGAATGGCAGGAAGCGTGAAAGGGACGATGAGCCACAGCAAACAAAG AGAGACATCTCATCACGCCCCATGATAGGTGGTGGTGCCTCTCGCCGTCTCCTACAGTTTGCTGTTCGAGATGCAGTAAAAGCTGTACAGCCAACCAGCAGCTCTGCTGAACCAGCATCCAAGCGTCTGCGCTCTGTGGTTTCCACAACTTCTGCAGAGAACATGTGTCATAGGAGATCAGAAAGATCTCAAGACAAGCTGCGTGATAGAAGATCAGAAAGATCTCAAGATAACCCAAGTGATGAAAGATCAGAAAGATCTCAAGACAACCCGAGTGATAGGAGATCAGAAAGAACTAGGCCAACACTACAGGTGCAGGGAGCTGCTTTAGCTCTTAGAGCTGCAGCAGAAGCTGCTGCAGATTCTACCAAAGTTAGATCTACTGGAAGTGTTTTCAAGCGATTGGGTCAAGGGAATGTTGTTAAACAGCCATCTCGTTCTCGTGAAGAGAAGAGAGATTATGAAGATTTTGAACCAGTTATGACCATAGATGAACATGATTCTGATCGATATGTTAATAATGAAGAATCTGAAGAGGAATCAGGAGAGCTGACCATGACAGATCGGGTAGCTGAAATGAATGTTGATTCGAGCTCTGAAGATGATATGGACCGAGATGAGGGGATTACAAGATACCAAACCTCTATTTCACATGAAGGTGCTTTCTCATTGTTTGAAGAGAAGAAAGCTTTATCGACAAAATGCAGTGTTGAACTAGAGACAGATGCAATAAGGTCTTCAAGTGTGATTGCTGAGGAACAACCTGTTCCTTCATCAACAAAAACAGCAAATAAAGCTGTGGCTAGTTCTGTTGATGTTAATACAGTGGAACCTGTTAGTTATGAAACTCCAAAAGATGTTCATGTTGTGGAGAAGCCTTATGTTACACCCTTGAATTCAAATGCGACCAGCGTGGCCACCAATGCCAAA GAATCAGGTCATGCAGAAGTCCAAAAGGATTCTCAGCGGGCTGCACCATCTG TTGCAGTTTCATATAGCACAGCACACCCAACTGAGGATGCAGATTCGAGAACCCTCTACATTAGCAAT GTGCACTTCGCTGCCAAAAAGGACTCATTATCTCGCCATTTCAACAAGTTTGGTGCAGTACTGAAAGTAGTCATTGTCACTAATGCTGCAACGGGTCAGCCAACAGG ATCTGCCTATGTAGAGTTTTTACACAAAGAATCAGCTGAACGTGCTTTGTCATTGAATGGCACATCATTTATGACTCGTATTCTTAAG GTTGTCCGTCGAAGTTCTCATGAAGCCGCTCACTTCTATGGTTGGCCTGGTAGTGGACGATCATCATTGTATGGTAGGCACGGTAGGATGGCATACCCAAGGGCTGTTCTCCCTGGCGGTTCCTTTAGAGGGCGTGCTCCGATGAAAGCTGGTGCTAGAAGTTTACAGTGGAAACGTGAGCCTTCAGGCACTGATTCAGGTGCAAAAACTGACATGAGTGTGCCGTTATCCTCTGAGCAGGTGCTCCCACCTGCTACATAG
- the LOC120712779 gene encoding nucleolin-like isoform X4 — MTDENHRIWCGKDYVMMLLKNGRSKQTARAELEVFLGDDTDAFVSWLWEHVSSHLHLYVQAQEQNQETKNDESPKEVSGRQKSSDVLPRSNGQTHSEHTIESSTATRRRNKREWKGIGREGNENFPLRSVLTDILHGEEKRSQKSSEIRHPPSRQQNGRKRERDDEPQQTKRDISSRPMIGGGASRRLLQFAVRDAVKAVQPTSSSAEPASKRLRSVVSTTSAENMCHRRSERSQDKLRDRRSERSQDNPSDERSERSQDNPSDRRSERTRPTLQVQGAALALRAAAEAAADSTKVRSTGSVFKRLGQGNVVKQPSRSREEKRDYEDFEPVMTIDEHDSDRYVNNEESEEESGELTMTDRVAEMNVDSSSEDDMDRDEGITRYQTSISHEGAFSLFEEKKALSTKCSVELETDAIRSSSVIAEEQPVPSSTKTANKAVASSVDVNTVEPVSYETPKDVHVVEKPYVTPLNSNATSVATNAKESGHAEVQKDSQRAAPSVAVSYSTAHPTEDADSRTLYISNVHFAAKKDSLSRHFNKFGAVLKVVIVTNAATGQPTGSAYVEFLHKESAERALSLNGTSFMTRILKVVRRSSHEAAHFYGWPGSGRSSLYGRHGRMAYPRAVLPGGSFRGRAPMKAGARSLQWKREPSGTDSGAKTDMSVPLSSEQVLPPAT, encoded by the exons ATGACAGATGAGAATCATCGAATTTGGTGTGGAAAG GATTATGTTATGATGTTGCTCAAGAATGGAAGATCTAAGCAAACGGCCAGAGCGGAGCTTGAAGTATTTCTAGGGGATGATACTGATGCATTCGTTTCCTG GTTGTGGGAGCATGTTTCTTCACACTTGCACCTTTATGTGCAAGCACAAGAACAAAATCAGGAGACTAAGAATGATGAGTCTCCCAAAGAAGTATCTGGAAGACAAAAATCATCAGATGTGCTCCCAAGAAGCAACGGTCAAACTCATTCTGAGCATACAATTGAATCAAGTACAGCCACAAGGAGACGGAATAAGAGGGAGTGGAAAGGAATTGGTCGGGAGGGTAATGAAAATTTTCCACTTCGAAGTGTACTAACTGATATTCTTCATGGAGAGGAGAAAAGATCACAAAAATCTAGTGAAATACGACACCCTCCATCAAGGCAACAGAATGGCAGGAAGCGTGAAAGGGACGATGAGCCACAGCAAACAAAG AGAGACATCTCATCACGCCCCATGATAGGTGGTGGTGCCTCTCGCCGTCTCCTACAGTTTGCTGTTCGAGATGCAGTAAAAGCTGTACAGCCAACCAGCAGCTCTGCTGAACCAGCATCCAAGCGTCTGCGCTCTGTGGTTTCCACAACTTCTGCAGAGAACATGTGTCATAGGAGATCAGAAAGATCTCAAGACAAGCTGCGTGATAGAAGATCAGAAAGATCTCAAGATAACCCAAGTGATGAAAGATCAGAAAGATCTCAAGACAACCCGAGTGATAGGAGATCAGAAAGAACTAGGCCAACACTACAGGTGCAGGGAGCTGCTTTAGCTCTTAGAGCTGCAGCAGAAGCTGCTGCAGATTCTACCAAAGTTAGATCTACTGGAAGTGTTTTCAAGCGATTGGGTCAAGGGAATGTTGTTAAACAGCCATCTCGTTCTCGTGAAGAGAAGAGAGATTATGAAGATTTTGAACCAGTTATGACCATAGATGAACATGATTCTGATCGATATGTTAATAATGAAGAATCTGAAGAGGAATCAGGAGAGCTGACCATGACAGATCGGGTAGCTGAAATGAATGTTGATTCGAGCTCTGAAGATGATATGGACCGAGATGAGGGGATTACAAGATACCAAACCTCTATTTCACATGAAGGTGCTTTCTCATTGTTTGAAGAGAAGAAAGCTTTATCGACAAAATGCAGTGTTGAACTAGAGACAGATGCAATAAGGTCTTCAAGTGTGATTGCTGAGGAACAACCTGTTCCTTCATCAACAAAAACAGCAAATAAAGCTGTGGCTAGTTCTGTTGATGTTAATACAGTGGAACCTGTTAGTTATGAAACTCCAAAAGATGTTCATGTTGTGGAGAAGCCTTATGTTACACCCTTGAATTCAAATGCGACCAGCGTGGCCACCAATGCCAAA GAATCAGGTCATGCAGAAGTCCAAAAGGATTCTCAGCGGGCTGCACCATCTG TTGCAGTTTCATATAGCACAGCACACCCAACTGAGGATGCAGATTCGAGAACCCTCTACATTAGCAAT GTGCACTTCGCTGCCAAAAAGGACTCATTATCTCGCCATTTCAACAAGTTTGGTGCAGTACTGAAAGTAGTCATTGTCACTAATGCTGCAACGGGTCAGCCAACAGG ATCTGCCTATGTAGAGTTTTTACACAAAGAATCAGCTGAACGTGCTTTGTCATTGAATGGCACATCATTTATGACTCGTATTCTTAAG GTTGTCCGTCGAAGTTCTCATGAAGCCGCTCACTTCTATGGTTGGCCTGGTAGTGGACGATCATCATTGTATGGTAGGCACGGTAGGATGGCATACCCAAGGGCTGTTCTCCCTGGCGGTTCCTTTAGAGGGCGTGCTCCGATGAAAGCTGGTGCTAGAAGTTTACAGTGGAAACGTGAGCCTTCAGGCACTGATTCAGGTGCAAAAACTGACATGAGTGTGCCGTTATCCTCTGAGCAGGTGCTCCCACCTGCTACATAG
- the LOC120712779 gene encoding nucleolin-like isoform X5 has product MMLLKNGRSKQTARAELEVFLGDDTDAFVSWLWEHVSSHLHLYVQAQEQNQETKNDESPKEVSGRQKSSDVLPRSNGQTHSEHTIESSTATRRRNKREWKGIGREGNENFPLRSVLTDILHGEEKRSQKSSEIRHPPSRQQNGRKRERDDEPQQTKRDISSRPMIGGGASRRLLQFAVRDAVKAVQPTSSSAEPASKRLRSVVSTTSAENMCHRRSERSQDKLRDRRSERSQDNPSDERSERSQDNPSDRRSERTRPTLQVQGAALALRAAAEAAADSTKVRSTGSVFKRLGQGNVVKQPSRSREEKRDYEDFEPVMTIDEHDSDRYVNNEESEEESGELTMTDRVAEMNVDSSSEDDMDRDEGITRYQTSISHEGAFSLFEEKKALSTKCSVELETDAIRSSSVIAEEQPVPSSTKTANKAVASSVDVNTVEPVSYETPKDVHVVEKPYVTPLNSNATSVATNAKESGHAEVQKDSQRAAPSVAVSYSTAHPTEDADSRTLYISNVHFAAKKDSLSRHFNKFGAVLKVVIVTNAATGQPTGSAYVEFLHKESAERALSLNGTSFMTRILKVVRRSSHEAAHFYGWPGSGRSSLYGRHGRMAYPRAVLPGGSFRGRAPMKAGARSLQWKREPSGTDSGAKTDMSVPLSSEQVLPPAT; this is encoded by the exons ATGATGTTGCTCAAGAATGGAAGATCTAAGCAAACGGCCAGAGCGGAGCTTGAAGTATTTCTAGGGGATGATACTGATGCATTCGTTTCCTG GTTGTGGGAGCATGTTTCTTCACACTTGCACCTTTATGTGCAAGCACAAGAACAAAATCAGGAGACTAAGAATGATGAGTCTCCCAAAGAAGTATCTGGAAGACAAAAATCATCAGATGTGCTCCCAAGAAGCAACGGTCAAACTCATTCTGAGCATACAATTGAATCAAGTACAGCCACAAGGAGACGGAATAAGAGGGAGTGGAAAGGAATTGGTCGGGAGGGTAATGAAAATTTTCCACTTCGAAGTGTACTAACTGATATTCTTCATGGAGAGGAGAAAAGATCACAAAAATCTAGTGAAATACGACACCCTCCATCAAGGCAACAGAATGGCAGGAAGCGTGAAAGGGACGATGAGCCACAGCAAACAAAG AGAGACATCTCATCACGCCCCATGATAGGTGGTGGTGCCTCTCGCCGTCTCCTACAGTTTGCTGTTCGAGATGCAGTAAAAGCTGTACAGCCAACCAGCAGCTCTGCTGAACCAGCATCCAAGCGTCTGCGCTCTGTGGTTTCCACAACTTCTGCAGAGAACATGTGTCATAGGAGATCAGAAAGATCTCAAGACAAGCTGCGTGATAGAAGATCAGAAAGATCTCAAGATAACCCAAGTGATGAAAGATCAGAAAGATCTCAAGACAACCCGAGTGATAGGAGATCAGAAAGAACTAGGCCAACACTACAGGTGCAGGGAGCTGCTTTAGCTCTTAGAGCTGCAGCAGAAGCTGCTGCAGATTCTACCAAAGTTAGATCTACTGGAAGTGTTTTCAAGCGATTGGGTCAAGGGAATGTTGTTAAACAGCCATCTCGTTCTCGTGAAGAGAAGAGAGATTATGAAGATTTTGAACCAGTTATGACCATAGATGAACATGATTCTGATCGATATGTTAATAATGAAGAATCTGAAGAGGAATCAGGAGAGCTGACCATGACAGATCGGGTAGCTGAAATGAATGTTGATTCGAGCTCTGAAGATGATATGGACCGAGATGAGGGGATTACAAGATACCAAACCTCTATTTCACATGAAGGTGCTTTCTCATTGTTTGAAGAGAAGAAAGCTTTATCGACAAAATGCAGTGTTGAACTAGAGACAGATGCAATAAGGTCTTCAAGTGTGATTGCTGAGGAACAACCTGTTCCTTCATCAACAAAAACAGCAAATAAAGCTGTGGCTAGTTCTGTTGATGTTAATACAGTGGAACCTGTTAGTTATGAAACTCCAAAAGATGTTCATGTTGTGGAGAAGCCTTATGTTACACCCTTGAATTCAAATGCGACCAGCGTGGCCACCAATGCCAAA GAATCAGGTCATGCAGAAGTCCAAAAGGATTCTCAGCGGGCTGCACCATCTG TTGCAGTTTCATATAGCACAGCACACCCAACTGAGGATGCAGATTCGAGAACCCTCTACATTAGCAAT GTGCACTTCGCTGCCAAAAAGGACTCATTATCTCGCCATTTCAACAAGTTTGGTGCAGTACTGAAAGTAGTCATTGTCACTAATGCTGCAACGGGTCAGCCAACAGG ATCTGCCTATGTAGAGTTTTTACACAAAGAATCAGCTGAACGTGCTTTGTCATTGAATGGCACATCATTTATGACTCGTATTCTTAAG GTTGTCCGTCGAAGTTCTCATGAAGCCGCTCACTTCTATGGTTGGCCTGGTAGTGGACGATCATCATTGTATGGTAGGCACGGTAGGATGGCATACCCAAGGGCTGTTCTCCCTGGCGGTTCCTTTAGAGGGCGTGCTCCGATGAAAGCTGGTGCTAGAAGTTTACAGTGGAAACGTGAGCCTTCAGGCACTGATTCAGGTGCAAAAACTGACATGAGTGTGCCGTTATCCTCTGAGCAGGTGCTCCCACCTGCTACATAG